The following are encoded together in the Danaus plexippus chromosome 15, MEX_DaPlex, whole genome shotgun sequence genome:
- the LOC116766553 gene encoding agrin-like → MKTVIGLLFIFASICYLDAKRIKKRSCICTELYSPICGTDGTTYTNKCFFNCAKNSHKKHGSTKDIYIAYEGKCSDSCICKDNYSPVCGSDGKTYPNSCYLNFKSKEIENDCKNNGDDPDENKLIEAYKGECSDECFCTDEYAPICANNNKTYSNSCQLECENKKRKNNNLPPLLVKSDGQCPKPCICEGMYQPICGDDGKTYANVCSLGCINEERQNNNLPPISKRSDGKCPNICKCPKIYKPVCGNDGKTYPSNCNLKCINKEREGNKLSPIREISKGECPKTCVCPFNYLPVCGSDGVTYSNECLLKCASKDNEKKNLPPITVVNETSCPESCLCPLIYEPICGDDGKTYSSSCELRCKNKEREINKELPIKKVSDGECSKPCRCPKIYSPVCGDNGETFSNNCELECENKKRQAKNESPIAVVSKGKCPEPCICPKIFEPVCGDDGKTYSSSCDLDCVNKEKEKNNEAPILEVSKGACPDSCICPLIISEPVCGSDGQTYRSECELDCENKIRIAKDESPLSVISKGECPKACACPLIDLPVCGSDDVTYPNECSLNCTSADNVRKSLPAITVKSQGECEESCICSTNYDPICGSDGVTYSNECQLECKNKKRIKNSLDRIDIVKKGKCNGSCSCPADVNPVCGSDGQSYPNECQLVCESDDLVRQGLSALEVIESDLCEESCECYNAIIPVCGSNNKSYRNACYLDCANRNRRGNETSITIKYSGACRSCTCTRELNQVCGSDGNTYNNPCLLDCESERLKGIGKSPLYIIHYGDCQGCDCSNEYEPVCGTDNNTYTNLCQLQCESNIRQRENQKEIALLSKGTCPESDYDCENCPLTYQPVCGKDLVSYWNDCWFKCSNKCKLSRGEKPIPMAKTGCC, encoded by the exons ATGAAGACTGTAATAG GTCTACTGTTTATCTTCGCATCGATATGTTATTTGGATgcgaaaagaataaaaaaaaggtcatGCATCTGTACAGAACTATACAGTCCTATATGTGGTACTGATGGAACCACTTACacgaataaatgttttttcaacTGCGCCAAAAATAGCCACAAAAAACATGGTTCCACAAAAGACATATATATAGCCTATGAAGGAAAATGTAGTGACTCATGTATTTGCAAGGATAACTATTCTCCGGTATGTGGCAGTGACGGCAAAACGTACCCTAATAGctgttatcttaattttaaaagtaaagaaatagaaaatgaCTGTAAAAATAACGGAGACGATCCtgatgaaaacaaattaatagaaGCATATAAAGGTGAATGTTCCGACGAATGTTTTTGCACAGATGAATATGCACCAATTTGCGCtaacaacaataaaacttactcGAATTCCTGCCAACTAGAGtgtgagaataaaaaaagaaaaaataataatttaccgCCTCTTTTGGTTAAAAGTGACGGTCAATGTCCCAAACCATGTATCTGCGAAGGAATGTATCAACCGATATGCGGTGACGATGGGAAAACTTATGCCAATGTTTGTAGTTTAGGATGTATTAATGAAgaaagacaaaataataaccTTCCACCAATAAGTAAAAGGAGTGACGGAAAATGTCCGAACATATGTAAatgtccaaaaatatataaaccagTATGTGGAAATGATGGCAAAACATATCCAAGtaattgcaatttaaaatgtataaacaaaGAGAGAGAAGGAAACAAGCTGTCACCCATTAGAGAAATCAGTAAGGGCGAGTGTCCAAAAACATGTGTATGcccttttaattatttacctgTATGCGGTTCTGATGGAGTTACTTATTCTAATGAATGTTTACTTAAATGTGCAAGTAAGgacaatgaaaagaaaaacttaCCACCTATAACTGTTGTAAATGAAACGTCATGCCCAGAATCATGTCTGTGTCCATTAATCTATGAGCCAATATGCGGTGACGACGGCAAAACATATTCCAGTAGTTGTGAACTGagatgtaaaaataaagaaagagaaataaataaagaactaCCAATTAAAAAAGTCAGTGATGGGGAATGCTCAAAACCATGTCGTTGTCCAAAAATTTATAGTCCCGTGTGTGGTGATAATGGTGAAACATTTTCTAATAACTGTGAATTAGAAtgtgaaaacaaaaaacgCCAAGCTAAAAATGAATCACCAATAGCTGTGGTAAGTAAGGGAAAGTGTCCGGAACCTTGTATTTGCCCAAAAATATTCGAACCTGTATGTGGTGATGACGGAAAAACTTATTCCAGCAGTTGTGATTTAGATTgtgttaataaagaaaaagaaaaaaataatgaagcaCCCATCCTTGAGGTTTCCAAAGGTGCATGCCCAGATTCCTGTATATGTccattaataatttcagaGCCTGTTTGTGGAAGCGACGGTCAAACTTATCGTAGTGAATGTGAATTAGactgtgaaaataaaataagaatagcAAAAGATGAATCACCTCTCTCTGTTATTAGCAAGGGTGAATGTCCAAAAGCTTGCGCGTGTCCTTTAATAGATCTTCCTGTTTGCGGTTCGGATGACGTCACATACCCTAACGAATGTTCACTTAACTGTACAAGTGCAGATAATGTAAGAAAAAGTTTACCTGCTATTACTGTGAAAAGCCAAGGAGAATGTGAAGAGTCATGCATATGTTCAACAAATTATGATCCTATATGTGGTTCAGATGGTGTAACTTACTCCAACGAGTGTCAACTAgaatgcaaaaataaaaagcgaaTCAAAAACTCCCTAGATAGAAtagatattgtaaaaaaaggaaaatgtaATGGATCCTGCAGCTGTCCTGCAGATGTCAATCCAGTATGTGGCAGTGACGGACAAAGTTATCCCAATGAATGTCAATTAGTATGCGAGAGCGATGATTTGGTACGACAGGGGCTTTCAGCTTTAGAAGTCATCGAAAGTGATCTTTGTGAAGAATCATGCGAATGTTATAACGCAATTATACCAGTTTGCGggtcaaataataaatcttacaGAAATGCTTGCTATTTAGATTGTGCCAACAGAAACAGAAGAGGCAATGAAACATCAATTACGATAAAATATAGTGGTGCATGCAGAAGTTGCACTTGCACCCGAGAACTTAACCAAGTGTGTGGTAGCGACGGTAATACGTATAATAATCCTTGTCTTTTAGATTGTGAAAGTGAAAGACTAAAAGGAATAGGAAAATCACCTCTGTATATTATTCACTATGGCGACTGTCAAGGATGTGATTGTTCAAATGAATACGAACCTGTCTGTGGAACTGATAACAATACATACACAAACTTATGTCAATTACAGTGTGAAAGTAACATTAGACAACGTGAAAATCAGAAAGAGATAGCTCTCCTCAGCAAAGGAACATGCCCAGAGAGTGATTATGATTGTGAAAATTGCCCTCTTACGTACCAACCAGTTTGTGGTAAAGATCTTGTAAGCTACTGGAACGACTGCTGGTTTAAATGtagtaataaatgtaaactGAGTCGTGGGGAAAAACCTATCCCGATGGCTAAAACTGGATGCTGTTAA